The Fibrobacter sp. UWR4 DNA segment ATAGTCACTCATATTACCGCTGCCGGCACCCATGGCGCCCGTAATGAAGAAGGTGACCTTCACGTCCGGATTGGAATTGAGGTAATTCCCTATGGCACCCAGCTGGTTATAGCCATCGTCAAAAGTAAAGGAAACTGCGCCGTCGTGGCCATTCCAGGGAACCGTAGTAATGGGGCCAGCCCAGGCAGAAAAAGAATAAGCGGCTGCCAAGGCCAACATGGCAGAAAATCTAGAAGCAGATTTCTTCATACACATACACCTCATCCTAGAAATACATTTTTATAGACAGGATGAGACAAGATTTTTCGTAACAAAGTATTGACAATTATTCAATAGAGCCCGCAAAAACAAGAAAGTCTCGGATTATTAGGGCAATTTGGACAAATAAGTCCTGGCATCCGTAGATTCCACCAGGTTTTCCCCTAGAAGTTTCTGCAAACGGCGTAAATCCGGATGGTCTTTCGGTTCAAAAACCACCACTTTCTTGAAACGTTCACGATGTCTCAGCAGGAACTCCAGGTTATTCACGTCCGTTTGCGGGAAACCGTACCCTAGGAAATAAATCTCCTGGGCATTTTTCAGGTAATAATCGGCCTTGCTCCAGAGCAAGTTGAACAGGCTCCCCCTCAGGAAGCTTTCCTTGGCATGCGCCATAGGGATGTAGATGGGAGTATCTTCACAATAAATGGGAAAACTGCGGTCCTGAGGTTCTACCTGACAGACATTACGCAAGTCCAGTTCATCGGTGACGCCTTTCAGCGGGAACCAATTGAGGGAACCGTGGAGCTTGATCAAGTCCACCGTCCGATCCCCGCGGGAACGTACAGCGGAGCGGTCCGCCGGATCGATCTTGACGCCATAATCCACCGCGACGGACTCCTGCAATTCGGGATCGTTTGCGATGGCGGATTCAATCAGGGTATCGTAATTGAAGGACAGAAGCAGCGTGTCGCGGCTCCCCTCCGACGCACAGTTGACACAGGACTTCAGGAACTTGCGGAGCACTGCGGCAGCATCCGGCGCCAATGCCTCGTCGTGACGGATAACGCTGGCGATAAAACGCAACAACTCGAAACGCAGACTGGCGTGATACAGGCGTTCCCTTTCCCCCGGGAAAATCCGTGCGGACAAAATGGAAGTGGCCAAGGTCTCGATCCCCAGATACTCCTTCTGGTTGTTGCACAACTCCAGAAACTTCAGGCAGTAATCCTTAATATGGGGAAACTCGTCGGGAATGCCGTACGGGATCAGTTCGTTAATATCCCGCAAGGTAGGCATCTGGGGCATAAAGGACTTGCTAAATCCGGAACCCAGGACAAAGATTCGACGATAAGCGTTATTCAGTTCACTCATATCCTGAATATACACTAAAACGGCCCCCGTGAACGAGCCGTCTTTAAGTATTCGAAACTAGAAGTACATGTTTCCGTCATCCATGCCCGTTACGGCAACGATGCGGTCAATGCTTACGCTATTGGTGACGACGCCGGATGATTCGTCACGGATGACAAAGGCAATTCCGGACAAGAAGTTCATCCACAGCTGGGGCGTGAACTTGAATCCGCAAAAGTGCGCAAGACAGGGAACAATCCAGGCGTCATGACTGCAGAAAATGTTCACGCGGGATTTTCCCTTTTCCAGCATCAGGTCCAGCATTTCCTGGGAGCGTTTTGCCAGCGGGAAATAAGCAGGGTCCTTATAGCCGGGCACGTTTGCGGTGCCGTCCAGCCAGCGGCAAATCCCCTGATAGAAACCCGTCCTGTGAGTTTCCATGTAGGCATCGTAATGTTCCACGAAAAATTCAGCAAGAGGCTGCAGCGGTTCCACAACCGGCTCCTCAATTCCCATGCCGCGGCCGATGTTCCGGGCAGTTTCCATACAGCGACCCACAGGACTGCTGAAGAAAGAAACCGATGCCGCAACGTCGCTTGCGCAGCGAAGGCACGGGCGCGAGATTGCCGATGCTGAAACAAGTTCAGCATGACGCAGGTCGGCATGACAGCCGATAGTGCACCCTAGTTGATAGGCCTGCTTGCGACCTCTTTCAGTCAGCCCCACGAAGGCGCCATGATCAGGATCGTCAGGCAGGATATGTCCACGTTCGCCATGACGAAGCAAGAAGAAAACCTTTTCGCCGGGACGAACGGTCTTGAAAAAATCTGCAGCGGACAAGTAGACGTTAGACATTCTTAATTAGGGTCGAAGTCCAGCACGACAGTTCAATACGGCTTTTTAGAATTGCAGAACAGGAATCAAGTCCTGCAGGAGGACAGCCAGGTGAATCCAGATAAGGTAATGGGTAATTACGAAGCAGAGAATACCGAAAATAAATCCGCAGATCACGTCGGTAAACCAGTGCACCCCGAAGTAAACTCGCAGGAGCCCCCAGCTCAGGGGGAACAGCATCATGATCCAGCCATATCGGGGTTCAGCAACCGTCACCGCGGTGGCGACCGCCAAGTTGTTCATGGTATGGCCAGAAGGGAAGCTGTACTTGTCCATAGGAGGAACCTGGGGCTTCAGCGTATCCAGGACGGAAAACGGACGGGGACGCTTGGTATTGAGTTTAATGATCTCGTAGATACCCAGAGTCAGGCCGATGGTAATCCCGGATTCCATGGCAACGGGAATAAAGGCCCTCCACCCGATATGGATAAAAAGGATGATGGCAAAGACAATCCACAGGTAGCCATCCCCCAGACGCACATAGGATCTGAGGAAGCGTTTGGTCTTCTCCGAGAAGTGCCTGTTGTTCCAGGCCCAGTAAATGGAAATCATCTCGTCAAATTTTTGGATTCTCTTAAACATTTGCGCCAAATTTACAAAATTTTTCCGACCCATTTTCCTAATTTTACGACAATACCGTTGAAGCAGGACCTGCCCAACACGAGTACTTTCGGCACCGCCGAAGCCAACCGCCTTGCCCACTTCCTACTTCCGATGATTTTTACTAAAAGATAGAGGTCAAAATGCGTGTACTCGTGCTCAACTGCGGCAGCTCTTCCGTGAAGTTCGCTGTCATCGATACCAAGACTAAAGAATCCATCGCCAGCGGCCTTGTGGAAAACATCGGCGTCGATGGCCACACCAAGGCAAAGGGTCCGGAAGGTAAGATCGACTTCAACTTCGATTGCCCCACCCACGCCGAAGCTGTGGACCAGGTAAAGAAGTTCCTGGACGAACAGAAGCTCACCGACACCATCGAGGCCATCGGCCATCGCGTGGTGCACGGCGGTAAGTACATCAAGAGCGAAAAGGTGACCCAGGATGTAATCGACTACATCCGTAGCATCGTGCTGTTCGCCCCGCTCCACGAACCTGCACACGCCACCGGTATGGAATGCGCCATGAAGTTCTTCCCGAACCTCAAGGACAAGCAGGTTGCCGTATTCGACACCGCCTTCCATCAGACCATGCCCCGTAAGGCCTTCCTCTACGGCATCCCCTACAAGTTCTACGAAACCGACGCTATCCGCCGTTACGGTTTCCACGGCACCAGCCACCGTTTCGTCACTGCAGAAGCCGCCGCAATCCTCGGCAAGAAGCCAGAAGACTGCTGCTTCATTACCGCACATCTCGGTAACGGCTCCAGCTGCTCCGCAATCCTCAACGGCAAGTGCGCCGATACCACCATGGGTTTCACCCCGCTGGACGGCCTCATCATGGGAACCCGCTCCGGTTCCATCGACCCGGCAATTCTCTTCTACATCAGCAAGAAGTATGGCTACGACATTGACCGTCTGGACAAGATGGTGAACAAGGAATCCGGCCTGCTGGGTCTCTCCGGCCTCAGTAACGACATGCGTACCTTGACCCAGGCAGCAAGCGAAGGCCACGTTGGCGCACAGATCGCTCTGGAAACCTTCTGCTACAAGCTGGCTCGTGAAATCGGCGGCATCGCCATGGCACTGCCCCGCATCGACGCCCTGGTATTCACCGGCGGCATCGGCGAAAACAGCTTCCTGGTCCGTAAGACCGTCATGGAAAACCTGGCCCTGCTGGGTTACCAGATCGACGAAGACCGCAACAACAAGAGCGGCAAGGAATCTGGCCACATCATCTCCAAGGACGGTACGCCCAAGGCAATGGTGGTCGCCACCAACGAAGAACTTCTCATCGCTCTCGATACTGAGGACCTGGTAAAGTAGGAGTGAGGGCGCTGCGCCTTCGGCTCCGCGCTCAGGGGTGAGGTCGCGACTGCGTCGCTAGAGGTAAATTCTCTCACCTTCCCCGAAATACAAAAGAGACTCCCGTTCGGGAGTCTCTTTTTTTGTGCCGTTAGGCACCATTATCTTACCTCAAAGTGAGCCGCGTAACGCGAACGACCTCACCC contains these protein-coding regions:
- a CDS encoding SIR2 family protein; amino-acid sequence: MSELNNAYRRIFVLGSGFSKSFMPQMPTLRDINELIPYGIPDEFPHIKDYCLKFLELCNNQKEYLGIETLATSILSARIFPGERERLYHASLRFELLRFIASVIRHDEALAPDAAAVLRKFLKSCVNCASEGSRDTLLLSFNYDTLIESAIANDPELQESVAVDYGVKIDPADRSAVRSRGDRTVDLIKLHGSLNWFPLKGVTDELDLRNVCQVEPQDRSFPIYCEDTPIYIPMAHAKESFLRGSLFNLLWSKADYYLKNAQEIYFLGYGFPQTDVNNLEFLLRHRERFKKVVVFEPKDHPDLRRLQKLLGENLVESTDARTYLSKLP
- a CDS encoding phosphatase PAP2 family protein, with the protein product MFKRIQKFDEMISIYWAWNNRHFSEKTKRFLRSYVRLGDGYLWIVFAIILFIHIGWRAFIPVAMESGITIGLTLGIYEIIKLNTKRPRPFSVLDTLKPQVPPMDKYSFPSGHTMNNLAVATAVTVAEPRYGWIMMLFPLSWGLLRVYFGVHWFTDVICGFIFGILCFVITHYLIWIHLAVLLQDLIPVLQF
- a CDS encoding histidine phosphatase family protein, with protein sequence MSNVYLSAADFFKTVRPGEKVFFLLRHGERGHILPDDPDHGAFVGLTERGRKQAYQLGCTIGCHADLRHAELVSASAISRPCLRCASDVAASVSFFSSPVGRCMETARNIGRGMGIEEPVVEPLQPLAEFFVEHYDAYMETHRTGFYQGICRWLDGTANVPGYKDPAYFPLAKRSQEMLDLMLEKGKSRVNIFCSHDAWIVPCLAHFCGFKFTPQLWMNFLSGIAFVIRDESSGVVTNSVSIDRIVAVTGMDDGNMYF
- a CDS encoding acetate/propionate family kinase, which encodes MRVLVLNCGSSSVKFAVIDTKTKESIASGLVENIGVDGHTKAKGPEGKIDFNFDCPTHAEAVDQVKKFLDEQKLTDTIEAIGHRVVHGGKYIKSEKVTQDVIDYIRSIVLFAPLHEPAHATGMECAMKFFPNLKDKQVAVFDTAFHQTMPRKAFLYGIPYKFYETDAIRRYGFHGTSHRFVTAEAAAILGKKPEDCCFITAHLGNGSSCSAILNGKCADTTMGFTPLDGLIMGTRSGSIDPAILFYISKKYGYDIDRLDKMVNKESGLLGLSGLSNDMRTLTQAASEGHVGAQIALETFCYKLAREIGGIAMALPRIDALVFTGGIGENSFLVRKTVMENLALLGYQIDEDRNNKSGKESGHIISKDGTPKAMVVATNEELLIALDTEDLVK